The segment TTCATCGCCGGCTGCCGAGTGGTCCTGCACGGATGTCGCACCTCAGTCGGCTGTGCTGGAAAGCTCCGTCAGAACATCGGGGTTGCCCTTGAAGGCCTTGGCGAACACCTCTCGATTCTTCGCCATGAAGATGCCGAGCTCCTCGGCATGGCGCTCCTCGAGCGATGGCGCGGCGGCATGAAGCACTGCGGTGAGCGCTTCGGCCAGTTCCAGCATCTTGTCATGACGATCGGCTTCGGCTTTATCCATGAACAGGCGCTCCACATCCCGGCTACTGCGATAGACCACTTCGACGGCCATTGGCTACCTCGGTTAGGTTGGCAAATACTGTTTGTATATACAGCTTAATGGCCTTGCTGGCAGTTGGGAAGCCGCTGCGTGCCGGGGCTGCTCGGTTCAATCGGTAAATTCGCCCTCCAGGTCCGTGGCGCCAAAGCTGAGGGTACTGGCGCGATAGCCGCTGCGCAGGGTGGGAAGTGGCAGGCAGCTCTGCCAGCTGGCGCCTGCCTGCAGGTCGGCCGGAAGCGAGTAGTCCGGTTTCTCGAAGCTGCCTTGGGCGACATTCAGGCGTGAATTCGGTACGTAGGCGGCAATGCGCCAGCTGAGCTGGCTAACGCGCCTGTCGCTGTGATTGGTCAACCGTGCCAGCAAGGGGCGGGCGGCCGGGCATTGCCTGGGCTCGTAACTTATCGTCACCTCGAGCCGTTCGAGCAGCCGTGCCTGCTGGCGGTCCTGCAGGATTGCCCAGCCAACCACCAGCGCGAAGGCCGCCGCAGCGCCCAGCGATATGGGCAGCGCGCGCAGCGGGTAGCGCAGCAACAGGATGAACCACAGGAGGATGAGCAAGGCACCGATCAGCATGAGCGCTCCTTTGGCCAGAGCAGTGGCCCGCATGAGGGGCGGGCAACGTTCGCGCCGACAGACTAGTCGCGTGGCAGGCCATGCGCCGCAAGGCGCTCCAGTGCGGCCCGCAGTCGCGGGTCGTCGATACCTTCGGCGCTGGCTTTTATGTGTTCCGCCGACGCTTGGGAAATCTGCGTCGGCTGACGAGGAGCCGGCCTTGTCGGTTGCGGAGGCTGCACGCGGAACAGAATACGTTGCAGGCCGGCAAATGCCTCGTGCGTCTCCAGCTGGCGCTGCAGGCGACGCTGCTGATAACGCAGGCGCGTCGCCCAGTGCCCATCGGTGATGATCAGCAGCAAGCAGCCCTCGCGCCACGAGGCTACCCGGCAGTGAGGACGCGCAGCGGGTTGCAGCTGGCTTTCGACGATCTGCTGCAGCCGGTCGAGTCGTTGCGCTTCGCCGAAAAGCGCTCGCAGCGGCTTGGCTTCGCGCAGAAGAACCAGCGGGGGGCGTGCGGTGAGAGGGCGCAATGCCATTACGGTAGCGTCTCGAGGTTGCCGGGCTCTGGATGGTAGCAAAAGGGATGGGGCGTCGCAGGCTGGCGGCGGGCTGCCGCTGCGCAACCGTGCCGCTTTTCACGAGTACGTTTCCGAGTAGAATGCCCCCTTTGCACGCGGGGCCAGCCGGCGCCGTCGTGCCTCCATCCCCAGCATGGAAACCCTTTTCGATATGTTTGCGCCTTTATTGAAGAAACTCTTTGGAAGCAAGAACGAGCGTGAAGTCAAGCGCATGTTCAAGGCGGTGCAGGCCGTCAACGCGCTCGAAGAGCAGATGGTGTCGCTTAGCGATGAGCAGCTGCGAAGCAAGACCGAGGAGTTCAAGGCGCGTCTGGAAAAGGGGGAGACCCTCGACAAGATTCTTCCCGAAGCCTTTGCCGTCTGCCGCGAGGCGGGCAAGCGCGTCATGGGCATGCGTCACTTCGACGTCCAGCTCATCGGCGGCATGACCCTGCATGAAGGGCGCATTGCCGAAATGCGCACCGGCGAGGGCAAGACGCTGGTGGCCACGCTGGCGGTGTACCTCAACGCGTTGTCTGGCAAGGGCGTGCATGTGGTCACGGTGAACGATTACCTGGCCCGGCGAGACGCCAACTGGATGCGCCCGCTGTACGAGTTCCTCGGCCTGTCGGTCGGCATCGTGGTGCCGTTCCAGCCGCCGGAGGAAAAGCGCGCCGCTTACGCCGCCGACATTACCTACGGCACCAATAACGAATTCGGTTTCGATTATCTGCGCGACAACATGGCCTTCAGCATGGCCGACAAGTTCCAGCGGGAACTGAACTTTGCCGTGATCGACGAGGTGGACTCCATCCTCATCGACGAGGCGCGCACGCCGCTGATCATCTCCGGTCAGGCCGAAGACAGCTCCAAGCTGTACATGCAGATCAACCAGCTGATTCCGCGCCTGAAGCAGCACATCGAAGAAGAAGAGGGGGTCGTCACGCAGGAAGGCCACTATTCGATCGATGAGAAGACACGGCAAGTCGAACTCAACGAGGCCGGGCACCAGTACATCGAGGAACTGCTGACCCAGGCCGGTCTGCTCGGCGAGGGCGAGAGCCTGTATTCGGCGCACAACCTCGGCCTGCTGACCCACGTTTATGCCGGTCTGCGCGCGCACAAGCTGTTCCATCGCAATGTCGAGTACATCGTGCAGAACGGTCAGGTGATCCTGATCGACGAACACACCGGCCGTACCATGCCGGGGCGTCGCCTCTCCGAGGGGTTGCACCAGGCGATCGAGGCCAAGGAGGGTGTAAACATCCAGGCCGAAAGTCAGACCCTGGCTTCGACCACCTTCCAGAACTACTTCCGTCTCTACGCCAAGCTGTCCGGCATGACCGGTACGGCGGATACCGAAGCCTTCGAATTCCAGCAGATCTACAACCTGCCGGTGGTGGTCATTCCGACCAACCGGCCGATCGCGCGCAAGGACTACAATGATCTGGTCTACCTGACCCAGGCCGAGAAGTACGCGGCGATCATCACCGACATCAAGGAATGCCAGGCGCAGGGTCGACCGATACTGGTCGGCACGGCCTCGATCGAAAGCTCCGAATACGTTTCGCAGCTGCTGCAGAAGGAAGGCATCGCCCACCAGGTACTCAACGCCAAGTATCACGACAAGGAAGCTGAGATCATCGCCCAGGCGGGTAAGCCGGGTTCGGTGACCATTGCCACGAACATGGCCGGTCGGGGTACCGACATCCTGCTCGGTGGTAACTGGGAGGTCGAAGTCGCCAAACTCGAGGCCCCGACCGAAGAGCAGATTGCGCAGATCAAGGCCGATTGGCAGAAGCGTCACCAGCTGGTGATCGAGGCGGGTGGCCTTCACGTCATTGCATCCGAGCGTCACGAATCCCGTCGTATCGACAACCAGCTGCGTGGCCGTGCCGGCCGTCAGGGGGACCCGGGCTCCAGCCGCTTCTACCTGTCGCTGGAAGACAACCTCATGCGCATCTTCGCCTCCGATCGGGTGAAGAACTTCATGAAGGCGCTGGGTATGGAAGCGGGCGAGGCGATCGAGCACCGCATGGTCACCAATGCCATCGAAAAGGCCCAGCGCAAGGTCGAAGGCCGCAACTTCGACATTCGCAAGCAGCTGCTCGAGTTCGACGACGTGGCCAACGAGCAGCGCAAGGTCATCTACCACATGCGCAACAGCCTGCTGGCGGCCGACGACATCGGGCAGACCATTGCCGAGTTCCGCGAGGACGCGCTGAGCAACGCCATCAGCTCGCACATCCCGCCGCAGTCGCTACCTGAGCAGTGGGACATCCCCGGTCTCGAGGCGGTGCTCTACAGCGATTTCGGTCTGCGCCTGCCGGTCCAGCAGTGGCTCGACGAAGACGAGAAACTCTACGAGGAGACCTTGCGCGAGAAGATCATGCAGGCGCTGCTCGAGGCGTACCGCGAGAAGGAAGAGCTGGCGGGTGCCGAGGCCCTGCGCACGTTCGAGAAGCAGATCGTGCTGCGCGTGCTGGATGACCTGTGGAAGGACCATCTGTCCACCATGGATCACCTGCGTCACGGCATTCACCTGCGCGGTTACGCGCAGAAGAACCCGAAGCAGGAGTACAAGCGCGAGTCTTTCGCGCTGTTCCAGGAGCTCCTGGAATCGATCAAGCGCGACAGCATCCGCGTACTGTCCCATGTGCAGGTGCGCCGCGAGGACCCGGCCGAAGAGGAAGCGCGTCTGCGCCGCGAAGCCGAGGAGCTGGCGCAACGCATGCAGTTCCAGCACGCCGAGGTGTCAGCGCTCGAGGAATCGCAGGACGAGCCGGCTGAAGGCGAGCAGGACGGCGCGTCGAACGTCACGCCGATTCGCAGCGAGCCGAAGATCGGCCGCAACGAGCCGTGCCCCTGTGGCTCCGGCAAGAAGTACAAGCACTGTCACGGGCAGGTGCAATAGCCCCCCTGCCAGGCAGGTATCCGCGCCGCGACCGGCCAACCGCCGCTCGCGGCGTTTTTCTCTGTTGATCGGGCGGTCCGGGTGGGTCGCCACAAGTTGAGGAGTGCGTTCAATGGCTGTCGGTCTCGGTCCTCTACCCAAACTGCATCCGGTTCCAGGCTTTGCGCTCGGGATCGCCTCGGCGGGCATCAAACGTCCCGGCCGCAAGGACGTGGTGGTCATGCGCTGCGCTGAGGGCTCGCGCATTGCCGGCGTGACGACCACCAACGCGTTCTGCGCGGCGCCAGTGATCGTCACCCGCGAACGTATGCAGGGCGAAGTTCGCTATCTGCTGACCAACACCGGTAACGCCAACGCCGGCACCGGTCCGCAGGGCTTGGCCAATGCGCGCCGGACCTGCACGGCGCTGGCCGCGCTGACGGGCGTAGCGGAGGAGGCGGTGCTGCCGTTCTCGACTGGCGTCATCGGCGAGCCGTTACCGGTGGAGAAGATCGAGGCCGCTCTGCAGGCCGCGCTGGACGACCTGGACGAGGATCACTGGGCCCAGGCCGCCAGCGGCATCATGACCACCGACACGCTGCCCAAGGGCGCCAGCCGCCAGTTCCAGCACGACGGCGTGACCGTGACCGTGACTGGCATCAGCAAGGGCGCCGGCATGATCCGTCCGAACATGGCCACCATGCTGGGCTACATCGCTACTGACGCCAAGGTCGCCCGCGAAGTGCTGCAGGACCTGGTGCGTGATGCGGCAAACAAGTCGTTCAACCGAATCACCATCGATGGCGATACCTCGACCAACGATTGCTGCATGCTGATCGCCACGGGCCAGGCCGCGCTGCCTGAGATTACCGAGGCCTCCGGTGAGCTGTTCGGCAAGCTGAAGCAGGCCGTGTTCGAGGTGTTCATGGAGGTGGCCCAGGCCATCGTCCGTGATGGCGAGGGTGCCACCAAGTTCGTCACCGTGCAGGTCAACGGCGGCGGCAACCATCAGGAATGCCTGGATGTCGCCTACGCCGTGGCTCACTCGCCACTGATCAAGACCGCGCTGTTCGCTTCCGACCCGAACTGGGGGCGCATCCTCGCCGCGGTTGGCTATGCCGGCGTGCCGAACCTGGATGTCAGCCTGATCGACGTGTATCTCGGCGAGGTCTGCATCGCCAGCCAGGGCGGGCGTGCCGCCAGCTATACGGAAGAGCAGGGCGCGGCGGTCATGGCCCGCGAAGAGATCACCATCCGGATCGAGCTGGGCCGTGGTGACTGCAGCGAGACGATCTGGACCACCGATCTGTCCCACGAGTACGTGAAAATCAACGCGGAGTACCGCACCTGAGCAATCCGGCCGCTCAGCTAGCGCCTGCCGACCGGACCGAGGCCGGCAGGCTGGAGTCACAAGCGATGCAACGAATCCACGTGGCCGCCGCTGTCATTCGTGACGCACGAGGGCGCGTCCTGATCGCCAAGCGCCCCCTGGACAAGCACCAGGGCGGGCTCTGGGAATTTCCCGGTGGCAAGGTCGAGGCCGATGAATGCGTCGAGGTGGCACTCGCCCGTGAGCTGCTCGAGGAGCTGGGCATCAACATCACGCAGGCGCAGCCCCTGATTCAGGTGCGGCACGACTACCCGGACAAGCGGGTTCTGCTGGACGTGTGGGAAGTCACTGCGTTTGCCGGCGAGCCTCACGGCGCCGAGGGACAGCCACTGGCATGGGTCGAGCCGGGCGAGTTGGTGCGTTACCAGTTTCCAGCGGCGAACCAGCCGATCATTGCCGCCGCGCGGCTGCCTCGGCGTTACCTGATCACCCCGGACGGCCTCGCGCCGCAGCAAGTGCTCGACGGCCTGGCCCGGGCGCTGGAGGCGGGCATCGAGCTGGTCCAGCTGCGAGCTCCGTCGCTCTCGGCGCACGACTACCGGGCGCTGGCGCAGCGCGCCCAGGCACTGTGCGCCGGGCGTGCCCAGCTGATGCTCAAGGGGCCGCTGGAATGGGCCGAGGAGTTCCCGGACGCCGGCTGGCACCTGACAGCCCGCCAGTTGCGCGAGTGCATTGGCCAGGCGCGCCCCCTGGCGGCTGAGCGCTGGCTGGCGGCGTCTTGTCATGATGCGGACGAGCTGGCGGCGGCCGCGTCGTTGGCGGTAGATTTCGTCACGTTGTCGCCGGTGCACGCAACGGCCAGCCATCCGGACGCGCAGCCGCTCGGGTGGCCGCGCGTGGCGGAGTTGCTGCTAGGCTTCAACGGGCCCGCCTATGTGCTGGGCGGTCTGCAGCTGTCCGATACCGACCAGGCACGGCGCGTCGGCGCTCAGGGCATCGCCGCGGTGCGGGCATTCTGGCCGGGTTGAACTGCCGCGCTGCTGCCGGAGTCGATAGCCGGCCACTGGCGCGGGCGTTCGATAGGCAAAGACAATCGGCGCTATGCCCTTAATCAATTAACGACATGCCGTGGGCTGCGTTATCGTAGGCCCCGTCAAATTTCTGAACCCCCTAAAGGAGTTAGCAGATGTCCCTGATCAACACCCAGGTCCAACCGTTCAAAGTCAACGCCTTCCACAACGGCAAGTTCATCGAGGTTACCGAGGAGTCCCTGAAGGGCAAGTGGTCCGTGCTGATCTTCATGCCGGCTGCCTTCACCTTCAACTGCCCGACCGAGATCGAAGACGCTGCCAACAACTACGCCGAGTTCCAGAAGGCCGGCGCCGAGGTGTACATCGTCACCACCGACACCCACTTCTCGCACAAGGTCTGGCACGAAACTTCGCCGGCCGTTGGCAAGGCCCAGTTCCCGCTGATCGGTGACCCGACTCACCAGCTGACCCGCGCCTTCGACGTGCACATCGAAGAAGAAGGCCTGGCGCTGCGCGGTACCTTCCTGATCAACCCGGAAGGCGTGATCAAGACCGTCGAGATCCACTCCAACGAGATCGCTCGCGACGTCTCCGAGACCCTGCGCAAGCTGAAAGCCGCCCAGTACACCGCCGCTCACCCGGGCGAAGTCTGCCCGGCCAAGTGGAAGGAAGGCGAGAAGACCCTGGCTCCTTCGCTGGACCTGGTCGGCAAGATCTAAGGCCTACGCCTCGCCTGCTGTAGAAGGCACCTCCGGGTGCCTTCCCTATGACGCCTGGACGCGACCCGTCCGGGCGTTTTGCTACCTGTTACCCGATGAGGTGCTGTTGATGCTCGATGCCAATCTCAAGACCCAACTGAAGGCCTACCTGGAAAAGGTCACCCAGCCGTTCGAGATCGTCGCTTCGCTGGACGACAGCGCCAAGTCCGAGGAAATGCTCGCGCTGCTGAACGACATCAACGGCCTGAGCGACAAGATCAGCCTGAATACCGCCGGCAACGATGCGCGCCGGCCGTCCTTTGCCCTGGTGCGCCATGATCGCGAGATCGACCTGCGTTTCGCCGGCCTGCCCATGGGCCATGAGTTCACCTCGCTGGTGCTCGCGCTGCTGCAGGTTGGCGGCCATCCGTCGAAGCTGGCGCCAGAGCTGATCGAGCAGATCCAGGCGCTCGAGGGCGAATACCGCTTCGAAACCTACTTCTCGCTGTCCTGCCAGAACTGCCCGGACGTGGTCCAGGCGCTGAACCTGATGGCCGTGCTCAACCCCAACATCCACCACGTGGCCATCGACGGCGCGCTGTTCCAGGATGAGGTCGAAGCGCGGCAGATCATGTCGGTGCCGAGCCTCTACCTCAACGGCGAACCCTTCGGCCAGGGCCGCATGGGCGTCGAGGAGATCCTCGCCAAGCTCGACACCGGCGCCGGTGCGCGTGATGCCGAGAAGCTCAAGGCCAAGAGTGCCTTCGACGTGCTCGTCATCGGTGGCGGCCCGGCCGGCGCT is part of the Stutzerimonas balearica DSM 6083 genome and harbors:
- a CDS encoding YebG family protein, whose protein sequence is MAVEVVYRSSRDVERLFMDKAEADRHDKMLELAEALTAVLHAAAPSLEERHAEELGIFMAKNREVFAKAFKGNPDVLTELSSTAD
- a CDS encoding DciA family protein, with protein sequence MALRPLTARPPLVLLREAKPLRALFGEAQRLDRLQQIVESQLQPAARPHCRVASWREGCLLLIITDGHWATRLRYQQRRLQRQLETHEAFAGLQRILFRVQPPQPTRPAPRQPTQISQASAEHIKASAEGIDDPRLRAALERLAAHGLPRD
- the secA gene encoding preprotein translocase subunit SecA; the encoded protein is MFAPLLKKLFGSKNEREVKRMFKAVQAVNALEEQMVSLSDEQLRSKTEEFKARLEKGETLDKILPEAFAVCREAGKRVMGMRHFDVQLIGGMTLHEGRIAEMRTGEGKTLVATLAVYLNALSGKGVHVVTVNDYLARRDANWMRPLYEFLGLSVGIVVPFQPPEEKRAAYAADITYGTNNEFGFDYLRDNMAFSMADKFQRELNFAVIDEVDSILIDEARTPLIISGQAEDSSKLYMQINQLIPRLKQHIEEEEGVVTQEGHYSIDEKTRQVELNEAGHQYIEELLTQAGLLGEGESLYSAHNLGLLTHVYAGLRAHKLFHRNVEYIVQNGQVILIDEHTGRTMPGRRLSEGLHQAIEAKEGVNIQAESQTLASTTFQNYFRLYAKLSGMTGTADTEAFEFQQIYNLPVVVIPTNRPIARKDYNDLVYLTQAEKYAAIITDIKECQAQGRPILVGTASIESSEYVSQLLQKEGIAHQVLNAKYHDKEAEIIAQAGKPGSVTIATNMAGRGTDILLGGNWEVEVAKLEAPTEEQIAQIKADWQKRHQLVIEAGGLHVIASERHESRRIDNQLRGRAGRQGDPGSSRFYLSLEDNLMRIFASDRVKNFMKALGMEAGEAIEHRMVTNAIEKAQRKVEGRNFDIRKQLLEFDDVANEQRKVIYHMRNSLLAADDIGQTIAEFREDALSNAISSHIPPQSLPEQWDIPGLEAVLYSDFGLRLPVQQWLDEDEKLYEETLREKIMQALLEAYREKEELAGAEALRTFEKQIVLRVLDDLWKDHLSTMDHLRHGIHLRGYAQKNPKQEYKRESFALFQELLESIKRDSIRVLSHVQVRREDPAEEEARLRREAEELAQRMQFQHAEVSALEESQDEPAEGEQDGASNVTPIRSEPKIGRNEPCPCGSGKKYKHCHGQVQ
- the argJ gene encoding bifunctional glutamate N-acetyltransferase/amino-acid acetyltransferase ArgJ translates to MAVGLGPLPKLHPVPGFALGIASAGIKRPGRKDVVVMRCAEGSRIAGVTTTNAFCAAPVIVTRERMQGEVRYLLTNTGNANAGTGPQGLANARRTCTALAALTGVAEEAVLPFSTGVIGEPLPVEKIEAALQAALDDLDEDHWAQAASGIMTTDTLPKGASRQFQHDGVTVTVTGISKGAGMIRPNMATMLGYIATDAKVAREVLQDLVRDAANKSFNRITIDGDTSTNDCCMLIATGQAALPEITEASGELFGKLKQAVFEVFMEVAQAIVRDGEGATKFVTVQVNGGGNHQECLDVAYAVAHSPLIKTALFASDPNWGRILAAVGYAGVPNLDVSLIDVYLGEVCIASQGGRAASYTEEQGAAVMAREEITIRIELGRGDCSETIWTTDLSHEYVKINAEYRT
- a CDS encoding Nudix family hydrolase — encoded protein: MQRIHVAAAVIRDARGRVLIAKRPLDKHQGGLWEFPGGKVEADECVEVALARELLEELGINITQAQPLIQVRHDYPDKRVLLDVWEVTAFAGEPHGAEGQPLAWVEPGELVRYQFPAANQPIIAAARLPRRYLITPDGLAPQQVLDGLARALEAGIELVQLRAPSLSAHDYRALAQRAQALCAGRAQLMLKGPLEWAEEFPDAGWHLTARQLRECIGQARPLAAERWLAASCHDADELAAAASLAVDFVTLSPVHATASHPDAQPLGWPRVAELLLGFNGPAYVLGGLQLSDTDQARRVGAQGIAAVRAFWPG
- the ahpC gene encoding alkyl hydroperoxide reductase subunit C, which codes for MSLINTQVQPFKVNAFHNGKFIEVTEESLKGKWSVLIFMPAAFTFNCPTEIEDAANNYAEFQKAGAEVYIVTTDTHFSHKVWHETSPAVGKAQFPLIGDPTHQLTRAFDVHIEEEGLALRGTFLINPEGVIKTVEIHSNEIARDVSETLRKLKAAQYTAAHPGEVCPAKWKEGEKTLAPSLDLVGKI